One segment of Capnocytophaga sp. oral taxon 878 DNA contains the following:
- the sufC gene encoding Fe-S cluster assembly ATPase SufC: MLIIKNLHAGVDGKEILKGINLEIKAGEVHAIMGPNGAGKSTLSSVIAGNENFEVTEGDILLEGESLLEDAPEERAHKGIFMSFQYPVEIPGISVTNFIKTAINESRKAQGLAEMPAAELLKKIREKAALLEINPDFLSRSLNQGFSGGEKKRNEIFQMAMLEPKVAILDETDSGLDIDALRIVANGVNKLKNENNAVLVITHYQRLLDYIVPDYVHVLSDGKIVKTGDKNLALELEAKGYDWLKG; this comes from the coding sequence ATGTTAATAATAAAAAATCTCCACGCAGGTGTGGATGGGAAGGAAATCCTTAAGGGGATTAACTTAGAAATAAAAGCAGGTGAAGTACACGCCATAATGGGGCCTAATGGAGCTGGGAAATCGACTCTATCTTCAGTAATTGCAGGTAACGAAAACTTTGAGGTAACGGAAGGAGATATCCTGTTAGAAGGCGAGAGCTTATTGGAAGATGCGCCAGAGGAGCGTGCTCACAAAGGTATCTTTATGTCTTTCCAATACCCAGTGGAAATCCCTGGTATTTCGGTTACTAACTTTATTAAGACAGCGATAAATGAAAGCAGGAAAGCACAAGGATTGGCAGAAATGCCTGCTGCGGAGCTTTTGAAGAAGATACGAGAAAAAGCTGCTTTGCTGGAAATAAACCCTGACTTCTTATCACGTTCACTTAACCAAGGATTCTCTGGCGGTGAGAAGAAACGCAACGAAATCTTCCAAATGGCAATGCTCGAGCCCAAAGTCGCTATCCTCGACGAAACCGACTCTGGTCTCGATATCGATGCCCTCCGCATTGTTGCTAATGGGGTGAACAAACTCAAAAACGAAAACAATGCCGTGCTCGTTATCACCCACTATCAACGCCTCTTAGACTACATCGTCCCCGATTATGTACACGTGCTTTCCGATGGTAAAATCGTAAAAACAGGCGACAAAAACCTCGCCTTAGAATTGGAAGCTAAAGGTTATGATTGGCTGAAAGGATAA
- the coaE gene encoding dephospho-CoA kinase (Dephospho-CoA kinase (CoaE) performs the final step in coenzyme A biosynthesis.) produces MKIVGLTGGIGSGKTTVAAMFAQLGVAVFNSDEQAKNLIATNKQVKQQIIATFGAQSYTSDGYNRSYIAQIVFHNPDKLAQLNAIVHPALAQHFHQWVLQQQGVYVLKEAAILFESGSYKDCDYIITVTAPQQLRIARAMSRDGSTLQQIKARISHQWTDARRIALSQAVIHNTDLADTQKQVQALHQYLIQLFAPH; encoded by the coding sequence ATGAAAATTGTAGGACTTACAGGGGGCATAGGCAGCGGCAAAACCACCGTAGCCGCTATGTTCGCACAGTTAGGCGTAGCCGTTTTTAACTCCGACGAGCAAGCCAAAAACCTCATCGCTACCAATAAGCAAGTAAAACAGCAAATCATCGCCACCTTCGGCGCCCAATCCTATACCTCCGATGGCTATAACCGCTCCTATATAGCCCAAATCGTATTCCATAACCCCGATAAGTTAGCCCAGCTCAATGCCATAGTGCACCCTGCACTGGCACAACACTTCCATCAGTGGGTACTACAGCAGCAGGGGGTATATGTGCTTAAAGAAGCTGCCATTCTTTTCGAAAGCGGTAGCTATAAAGATTGTGATTATATTATAACCGTTACAGCCCCACAGCAGCTGCGCATCGCCCGCGCTATGAGCCGCGATGGCAGCACCCTCCAGCAAATAAAAGCGCGCATCAGTCACCAATGGACCGATGCGCGCCGTATAGCACTCTCTCAGGCTGTAATTCACAATACCGATTTAGCCGACACTCAAAAGCAAGTGCAAGCCCTACACCAATACCTTATCCAGCTTTTTGCTCCTCATTAG
- a CDS encoding NADP-dependent glyceraldehyde-3-phosphate dehydrogenase, with product MTIPKEFQIKPFRQETYLIDGELKEWKGEYTNIYSTISSTEVYERTLLGSVPDLGEADALEALDSAVSAYNKGKGLWPTMKVKDRIAAMLKFVKQMEKQRDEVVKLMMWEIGKNLEDSRKEFDRTVEYIYDTINAYKELDNQSSKFVQRDGVYALIRRGPLGVVLCLGPYNYPLNETFALIIPALIMGNTVVFKPAKHGVLLFTPLLEAFQNSFPRGVINILYGRGRTVAPPIMKSGKVDVLALIGGSKTAIALQDQHPNKNRLRLVFGLEAKNPGVILPDANLDLAVNECVKGTLSFNGQRCTALKILYVHAKIKDEFIRRFAEKVDALKFGNPWEDKVTLTPLPEVEKPAFLEELINDALSKGASIQNKKGGVRTENFITPAILYPVTKEMRVYNEEQFGPLIPIKPFSNINEIIDEISDSKYGQQISLFGEDPHELSPLIDMLVNMLCRVNLNSLCQRGPDVFPFTGRKDSAVGTLSVHDALRSFSIRTFVSFQNNEYNDKIVENLLRTGASNFINTDFIL from the coding sequence ATGACGATACCAAAAGAATTTCAGATAAAGCCTTTTAGACAAGAGACTTACTTAATTGACGGTGAACTAAAAGAATGGAAAGGTGAGTATACGAATATTTACTCGACTATATCATCGACAGAGGTGTATGAGCGTACTTTGCTGGGAAGTGTTCCGGACTTGGGAGAAGCTGATGCGCTGGAGGCTCTTGACTCGGCTGTGAGTGCCTATAACAAAGGGAAAGGGTTATGGCCTACTATGAAAGTGAAAGACCGTATTGCGGCGATGCTTAAATTCGTGAAACAAATGGAGAAGCAGCGCGATGAGGTGGTGAAACTGATGATGTGGGAGATAGGCAAAAACCTTGAGGACTCACGTAAGGAGTTTGACCGTACAGTAGAATACATATACGATACTATTAACGCTTATAAGGAGCTGGATAACCAATCGTCTAAATTTGTACAACGCGATGGGGTGTATGCCTTGATAAGACGTGGGCCGCTGGGAGTAGTATTGTGCTTAGGGCCTTATAACTACCCTCTGAATGAAACCTTTGCGCTTATTATACCTGCGCTAATAATGGGAAACACGGTGGTATTTAAGCCGGCTAAACATGGCGTGCTGCTATTCACACCGCTATTGGAGGCGTTCCAAAACTCGTTCCCAAGAGGGGTAATTAACATTTTGTACGGACGCGGGAGAACAGTAGCCCCTCCTATTATGAAGAGCGGGAAGGTAGATGTGCTTGCCCTTATAGGAGGTAGTAAGACCGCCATTGCCTTACAAGACCAACACCCTAATAAGAACCGCTTGCGCTTAGTATTCGGCTTAGAAGCTAAGAACCCAGGTGTTATATTGCCTGATGCGAACCTTGACTTGGCAGTGAATGAGTGTGTGAAAGGCACCTTGTCATTTAATGGACAACGTTGTACAGCACTGAAAATACTGTATGTACACGCTAAGATAAAAGACGAGTTTATAAGGCGTTTTGCAGAGAAGGTAGATGCCTTGAAATTTGGCAATCCGTGGGAGGATAAGGTAACACTTACACCCCTGCCAGAGGTAGAAAAGCCAGCGTTTTTGGAAGAGCTTATTAATGATGCGCTTAGCAAAGGGGCTAGCATACAGAATAAGAAAGGAGGCGTAAGGACAGAGAACTTTATAACGCCTGCAATATTGTACCCTGTTACTAAAGAGATGCGAGTGTACAATGAGGAACAATTTGGGCCGCTGATTCCGATAAAGCCTTTTTCAAATATCAATGAGATTATAGACGAGATTTCGGATTCAAAATACGGACAACAGATAAGCTTATTTGGTGAAGACCCACACGAGCTATCGCCGCTGATAGATATGCTTGTAAATATGCTTTGTAGGGTGAACTTGAACAGCTTATGCCAGCGAGGTCCGGATGTATTTCCATTTACAGGAAGGAAAGACTCGGCAGTGGGGACGCTAAGTGTACACGATGCATTGCGTTCCTTCTCGATACGTACTTTTGTGTCATTCCAAAACAATGAGTACAACGATAAGATAGTAGAGAATTTATTACGTACAGGTGCTTCTAACTTTATAAATACAGATTTTATTTTATAA
- a CDS encoding O-acetylhomoserine aminocarboxypropyltransferase/cysteine synthase family protein → MSTLHSSTKALHAGYEPLAHQGAQAIPIYQTSSYVFENADDAAQRFSLSRPGYIYTRLNNPTNDVLEQRLAAVEGGVGAVVTASGAAAITTTFLTLLRTGEHIVSSNSLYGGTYNLFAVTLPRLGITTTFVDPTDVTNFDKAVQDNTKAIFIESLGNPKLDVLDIAAIAQIAQKHRIPLIVDNTVASPALLNPIAHGANIVVHSLTKYIGGNGTSLGGAVIDGGNFNWSSGKFPEFTEPSAGYHGLVLHQAFGNMAFIAKMRTEGLRDLGTAMSPYNAFQILQGLETLSVRMQKHSENALALAQWLQQQPEVAWVNYPGLESSKYKALADTYLPNGKSGMVTFGLKGGYEAAKHTVNHVKIFALLANIGDTKSLIIHPASTTHQQLSDEAQRLTGVTPDLIRLSVGIEDINDLKNDLKQAFLN, encoded by the coding sequence ATGAGTACATTACATTCATCAACAAAGGCTTTACATGCTGGCTATGAGCCGCTTGCACATCAAGGAGCACAAGCTATTCCTATCTATCAAACCAGTTCTTATGTGTTTGAAAATGCCGATGATGCAGCCCAACGTTTTAGTTTATCACGCCCAGGGTATATCTATACCCGCCTTAATAACCCTACCAACGATGTGCTTGAACAGCGTTTGGCAGCTGTCGAAGGGGGCGTAGGCGCTGTAGTTACCGCTTCAGGAGCAGCAGCCATTACCACTACTTTCCTTACCCTATTGCGCACCGGTGAGCATATCGTATCTTCCAATAGCCTATACGGGGGCACTTATAACCTCTTTGCAGTAACTCTACCCCGCTTGGGCATCACCACTACCTTTGTCGATCCTACCGATGTAACCAACTTTGATAAAGCAGTACAGGATAACACCAAAGCTATTTTTATCGAGTCCTTAGGTAATCCTAAGTTAGATGTACTTGATATTGCCGCTATAGCCCAAATAGCTCAAAAACATCGCATTCCTCTCATTGTAGATAATACCGTAGCAAGCCCTGCCTTACTCAACCCTATAGCACACGGGGCTAATATTGTAGTACATTCACTCACCAAGTATATTGGCGGCAATGGCACCTCACTGGGTGGCGCTGTTATTGATGGGGGCAACTTTAACTGGAGCAGCGGTAAGTTCCCCGAGTTTACCGAGCCTTCAGCAGGATACCACGGTCTTGTATTGCATCAGGCTTTTGGCAATATGGCTTTTATAGCCAAAATGCGCACCGAAGGCCTACGTGATTTGGGTACCGCTATGAGCCCTTATAATGCTTTCCAAATACTACAAGGCTTAGAAACTCTTTCTGTACGTATGCAAAAGCATAGTGAAAATGCCCTTGCTTTAGCTCAGTGGTTGCAGCAGCAGCCCGAAGTAGCTTGGGTTAATTACCCTGGGCTTGAAAGTAGTAAGTACAAAGCCCTTGCCGATACTTATCTGCCCAATGGCAAAAGCGGTATGGTAACCTTCGGTCTTAAAGGAGGCTATGAGGCGGCTAAGCACACCGTGAATCACGTCAAAATATTTGCACTACTGGCAAACATAGGCGATACCAAGTCTTTAATCATTCACCCAGCAAGTACTACACACCAGCAGCTTAGTGACGAGGCTCAAAGGCTTACCGGCGTTACCCCCGATCTTATCCGCCTTTCAGTAGGAATAGAAGATATCAACGATTTGAAAAACGACCTCAAACAAGCGTTTTTAAATTAG
- a CDS encoding class I SAM-dependent RNA methyltransferase produces the protein MEKNYKMIAKTFFGFEDVLADELRNLGAMRISKGVRSVQFEGDKGFMYKANLCLRTALKILKPIHSFYVRSEKDYYQKLYEFNWQDYLSANQTFAITATLQTELFSHSQYVALKAKDAIADAFRNATGNRPNVDVLHPDVAFHIHIQRNEVIVSLDSSGESLHQRGYRLATNIAPINEVLAAGILLMSGWQGQCNFLDPMCGSGTFLIEAAMIACNIPANVHRKEFAFERWNDFDANLFNVIFSSCIKKIREFNYQITGYDKAPSAVAKAKENLKKAELSDYIQVSQKDFFTTEKDNKQEPLHIVFNPPYNERLQVDTEQLYSAIGSTLKHKYPNTEAWFITSNLEGLKHVGLRPTRKIKLFNGKLESRLVQYKMYEGTKKIHKLENNEDKDN, from the coding sequence ATGGAAAAAAATTATAAAATGATTGCTAAAACATTCTTCGGCTTTGAAGATGTTTTAGCCGATGAATTACGTAATCTCGGGGCTATGCGCATTAGTAAAGGGGTACGTAGCGTACAGTTTGAAGGTGATAAAGGCTTTATGTACAAAGCCAATCTTTGCTTGCGTACTGCCTTAAAAATACTCAAACCTATTCACTCTTTTTATGTGCGTAGTGAAAAGGACTACTACCAAAAGCTCTATGAGTTCAATTGGCAAGACTACTTATCGGCAAACCAAACCTTTGCCATTACTGCCACCCTCCAAACCGAGCTTTTTAGCCACTCTCAGTATGTAGCCCTAAAAGCCAAAGACGCAATAGCCGATGCTTTTAGGAACGCTACGGGTAACCGCCCCAATGTAGATGTACTCCACCCCGATGTTGCTTTCCATATACACATACAGCGCAATGAGGTTATAGTATCCTTGGATAGTTCAGGCGAGTCTCTGCATCAGCGCGGCTACCGCCTTGCTACTAATATAGCTCCTATTAATGAGGTGCTTGCAGCTGGTATTTTGCTTATGAGCGGTTGGCAAGGGCAATGTAACTTCCTCGATCCTATGTGTGGTAGCGGTACTTTCCTTATCGAGGCTGCTATGATAGCTTGTAATATCCCTGCCAATGTACACCGCAAAGAGTTCGCTTTTGAGCGTTGGAATGATTTTGATGCCAACCTCTTTAATGTTATCTTTAGTAGTTGCATTAAGAAAATACGCGAGTTTAATTACCAAATTACAGGTTACGATAAGGCGCCCTCGGCAGTGGCTAAGGCTAAAGAAAACCTTAAAAAAGCCGAATTGTCCGACTATATACAGGTATCGCAAAAAGACTTCTTCACTACCGAGAAAGACAATAAGCAAGAACCTCTACACATAGTCTTTAACCCGCCTTATAATGAGCGTTTGCAGGTAGATACCGAGCAGCTCTACAGTGCAATAGGCTCTACCCTTAAGCACAAATACCCCAATACCGAGGCGTGGTTCATCACCTCCAATTTAGAAGGACTCAAACACGTAGGCTTGCGCCCTACTCGTAAAATAAAACTCTTCAATGGTAAGCTGGAAAGTCGCTTAGTACAGTACAAAATGTACGAAGGAACCAAGAAGATTCACAAATTAGAAAATAATGAAGATAAGGATAACTAA
- a CDS encoding immunity 26/phosphotriesterase HocA family protein yields the protein MFELNNEQRKYVGLDPILPHWDRVLLAGDKHRPESILYFDGDIIKRQIISTKENYIEKQYEEATRNRKTLLPKTSKGKEVPLQANHFEKRTPIGVWVEIKNDRLAITSYTSEITFYDTLWEKPSDRKQTSIPQQIADFIAQSPANHLEEITEFKQQKRKHVKFKKGDIFCFKLNRTQYGFGRVVLDIYKIQKENMIPKNHFWRFLFGRAVMIQFFVYASDTKNVAIEVLQQQKTMPSNVMMDNNLFYGEYEIIGNIPIPDEEYDFPINFEDDGFMLYGGPKYFLQWGLIQLGMSEAAFDERAEKLKTLTDNLDYNNRGNGISPQMYRKHRLAQMLSGEDLCWCDRDLRAPFNKAIKDEILTIFDLDPTASYAANCKKLYTIPLPSELKN from the coding sequence ATGTTTGAACTCAACAACGAACAACGCAAATACGTAGGCTTAGACCCTATATTACCTCATTGGGATAGGGTTTTATTGGCAGGCGACAAACACCGCCCTGAGAGCATATTGTATTTTGACGGCGATATCATCAAAAGGCAAATCATCTCCACAAAGGAAAATTATATTGAAAAACAGTACGAGGAAGCAACACGCAACCGCAAAACATTGTTACCTAAAACCTCAAAAGGTAAAGAAGTGCCTTTGCAAGCCAATCATTTTGAAAAACGCACCCCTATTGGCGTGTGGGTAGAAATCAAAAATGACCGGTTGGCAATAACGAGCTACACTTCCGAAATCACTTTTTACGACACTCTTTGGGAAAAGCCTTCCGATAGAAAGCAAACCTCTATCCCACAGCAAATAGCTGATTTTATCGCTCAATCACCAGCAAATCATTTAGAGGAAATAACCGAATTTAAACAACAGAAACGCAAGCACGTAAAATTCAAAAAAGGCGATATTTTCTGTTTTAAACTCAATCGCACCCAATACGGATTTGGCAGAGTGGTTTTAGATATCTATAAAATTCAAAAAGAAAATATGATTCCTAAAAACCATTTTTGGAGATTTCTTTTTGGTCGAGCTGTGATGATACAGTTCTTTGTATATGCTTCCGATACTAAAAATGTAGCTATAGAAGTATTGCAACAGCAGAAAACAATGCCCTCTAACGTGATGATGGACAACAATTTGTTCTATGGCGAATACGAAATTATAGGCAACATTCCTATCCCCGATGAAGAATACGACTTCCCTATCAACTTTGAAGACGATGGATTTATGTTATACGGCGGTCCTAAATATTTTTTGCAATGGGGATTGATACAATTAGGAATGAGTGAAGCCGCCTTTGATGAAAGAGCCGAAAAACTCAAAACCCTCACCGATAATTTGGATTATAACAATAGAGGAAATGGTATTTCACCACAGATGTATAGAAAACATCGTTTAGCGCAAATGCTCAGTGGCGAGGACTTATGCTGGTGTGATAGAGATTTGCGCGCTCCTTTCAACAAAGCTATCAAAGATGAAATCCTTACAATTTTCGATCTTGACCCTACAGCAAGCTATGCCGCAAATTGCAAGAAGTTATACACAATACCCTTACCAAGTGAATTAAAAAATTAA
- a CDS encoding YbbR-like domain-containing protein yields the protein MKPILTFFKDSRTLTFIVCLLVAIFLWTPMKLSRNFLREISVPVTITNPPANKVIVQQADNYLRLYVEANGFSLLKSYTQNPTLTLDFADLHPVGENRYSLNKNSRDKLSNTYLSNIKIRSVLSDTLSLLLAPQITKKIPVVVRLNVEYPKEYQLTQLLISPDSVTVSGSAQYIDTLSQVVFHYTQTKAVSNNFSQTYTLKNTNNIHYNTHKITMQAFVDKVSEQLLKVPVQVVGTPTDSQIKVFPDEVNILCTGDLTILKTLTPNDISLIADFAKAEQGVIPLQLSTHRKRIKVTFFQENTVDFLIRKK from the coding sequence TTGAAACCTATCCTCACATTCTTTAAAGATAGCCGAACCCTTACCTTCATCGTCTGCCTCTTGGTAGCCATCTTTTTATGGACACCAATGAAACTCTCCCGCAACTTCCTGCGCGAAATATCCGTCCCAGTAACCATTACCAATCCCCCAGCCAATAAAGTTATTGTTCAACAAGCCGATAACTACCTCCGCCTCTATGTCGAAGCCAACGGCTTCTCATTGCTCAAATCATACACCCAAAACCCCACCCTCACCCTCGATTTTGCCGACCTCCATCCAGTAGGCGAAAACCGCTATAGCCTCAACAAAAACAGCCGCGATAAGCTCAGCAATACCTACCTCTCCAATATAAAAATACGCTCCGTCCTCTCCGATACCCTCTCCCTGTTATTAGCCCCCCAGATAACCAAAAAAATACCCGTAGTAGTACGCCTCAATGTCGAGTATCCCAAAGAGTACCAGCTCACACAACTGCTCATCTCTCCCGATTCGGTAACCGTCTCCGGTAGCGCTCAGTACATCGATACCCTCTCACAAGTAGTCTTCCATTACACCCAAACAAAGGCAGTAAGTAATAATTTTAGCCAAACCTATACCCTCAAAAACACCAATAATATACATTACAACACCCATAAAATTACTATGCAAGCCTTTGTCGATAAGGTAAGTGAGCAGCTCCTCAAAGTCCCAGTACAAGTAGTAGGCACCCCTACCGATAGCCAAATAAAAGTATTCCCCGATGAGGTCAATATCCTCTGTACGGGCGATTTAACCATACTCAAAACCCTCACCCCCAATGATATTAGCCTTATTGCCGATTTTGCCAAAGCAGAACAAGGGGTCATACCCTTGCAGCTCAGCACCCACCGCAAGCGCATCAAGGTAACCTTCTTCCAAGAAAATACCGTCGATTTCTTAATACGTAAAAAATGA
- a CDS encoding 6-carboxytetrahydropterin synthase: MKIRITKKFDFEAGHALYGYDGKCKNLHGHSYKLVVTVIGSPITTPTHVKQGMVIDFGDLKRIVNEQIIQQFDHAMMLNSNTPHIQLLEELKAQGHNVIALPYQPTSENLVADFAKRIKQQLPPEVSLYSVRLHETESSYAEWCADDNE, translated from the coding sequence ATGAAGATAAGGATAACTAAAAAATTTGATTTCGAAGCTGGGCATGCACTCTATGGCTATGATGGTAAGTGCAAAAACTTGCACGGTCACAGCTATAAGCTCGTAGTAACAGTTATAGGCTCACCCATTACTACTCCTACTCACGTAAAGCAGGGTATGGTAATAGATTTTGGCGATTTGAAGCGCATCGTAAATGAACAGATCATACAACAATTTGATCACGCTATGATGCTCAATAGTAACACTCCTCACATTCAGCTTCTGGAGGAGCTCAAAGCGCAAGGGCATAACGTGATAGCCTTGCCCTATCAGCCTACCAGTGAGAACCTTGTAGCTGATTTTGCCAAGCGCATTAAGCAGCAACTGCCTCCCGAGGTAAGTCTGTATTCTGTTCGCCTACATGAAACCGAAAGCTCCTATGCCGAGTGGTGTGCCGATGATAATGAATAA
- the sufD gene encoding Fe-S cluster assembly protein SufD encodes MNLKEKWVTAFEAFPHKDDILNDIRKEALSFFAEKGFPHKKVEAWKYTSLSDLQATDYSLWQPIHNKTTLSPEVLHKYAIADCYQLVFVNGYYCPEMSSKEIAGATISPLLEALHKGGEAFIKKYFNTNTEKGDIFTALNTAFTSEGLYIEVPKGKVVDKPIQLLYFNDRKETTCYQPRNIIAVGENAQLKVIEVHQNLSDTATAILTNAVTEAFVAKEAFLDYYKLQNDSLTASLIDNTYISQEANSHASVHTFSFGGTLTRNNLNFYHQGEHLESTLKGLSILKGSQHTDHYTLVNHAFPNCESHQDYKSIVSDEATNVFNGKIMVEQIAQKTNAYQQNDNILLSDKATVYTKPQLEIFADDVKCSHGCTVGSLSADSLFYLQTRGIGKKEASALLTYAFANTVLESVKIPSLSEHINGIIAKKLGVTVDF; translated from the coding sequence ATGAATTTAAAAGAAAAATGGGTTACTGCCTTCGAGGCATTCCCTCATAAAGACGATATATTAAATGACATTCGCAAAGAAGCCCTTAGTTTCTTTGCCGAAAAAGGTTTCCCACATAAAAAAGTAGAAGCGTGGAAATACACCTCACTCTCTGACCTCCAAGCTACTGATTACAGTTTGTGGCAACCTATTCACAATAAAACAACCCTCTCACCCGAAGTATTACACAAGTACGCTATCGCGGATTGTTATCAGCTTGTGTTTGTAAACGGCTATTACTGCCCCGAAATGTCGAGCAAAGAGATTGCAGGCGCTACTATTAGCCCTCTATTAGAGGCGTTGCATAAGGGAGGAGAAGCCTTTATCAAAAAATACTTCAATACCAATACCGAAAAAGGTGATATATTCACAGCCCTCAACACAGCTTTTACCTCAGAAGGGCTCTATATAGAAGTACCTAAAGGGAAAGTAGTAGATAAACCTATACAATTGTTATATTTCAACGACAGAAAAGAAACCACTTGCTATCAGCCTCGCAATATTATTGCCGTGGGAGAGAATGCACAGCTCAAAGTCATTGAAGTACACCAAAACCTATCGGATACAGCTACAGCAATCCTTACCAATGCAGTAACCGAGGCATTTGTAGCCAAAGAAGCTTTCCTCGACTATTACAAATTGCAAAACGATAGTCTTACCGCTTCCCTTATTGATAACACCTATATTTCGCAAGAAGCAAATAGCCACGCCAGCGTGCATACCTTCTCATTTGGGGGCACACTCACTCGCAACAACCTCAATTTCTATCACCAAGGCGAGCATTTAGAATCTACCCTCAAAGGGTTGAGCATCCTCAAAGGCTCACAACACACCGATCATTATACGCTAGTAAACCACGCTTTTCCTAATTGCGAGAGTCATCAGGATTATAAGAGTATCGTAAGCGATGAAGCTACCAATGTGTTCAATGGTAAGATAATGGTAGAACAAATCGCCCAGAAAACGAATGCTTATCAGCAGAATGACAATATCCTCCTCTCCGATAAGGCAACAGTATACACTAAGCCCCAACTCGAAATCTTCGCCGATGATGTGAAGTGTTCCCACGGTTGTACCGTAGGCTCTCTCAGTGCAGACTCCTTATTCTATTTACAAACGCGAGGCATAGGCAAAAAAGAAGCCTCTGCCCTACTCACTTATGCTTTTGCTAA
- a CDS encoding CAL67264 family membrane protein: protein MNKNSVLGWAALIMIIIGLALVGLAAFKYNEVAGWGFGTVGIGFFAIAWVFNALKGRV from the coding sequence ATGAACAAAAATAGTGTATTGGGCTGGGCTGCCCTTATTATGATTATTATTGGACTGGCACTAGTGGGTCTTGCTGCTTTTAAATACAACGAAGTAGCAGGCTGGGGCTTTGGTACTGTGGGTATTGGCTTCTTTGCGATAGCGTGGGTATTCAACGCATTAAAGGGAAGGGTGTAA
- a CDS encoding MFS transporter translates to MKKRNPITWVPTAYFAMGLPMIMLSLVASVFFEDLGIPKTKHAFWTSLITLPWSLKPIISIIMELLGTKRQYIIITELLSAAAFGAIVFSLPLPDFFTLALVFMGIIAFSGSTHDIALDGMYMEKLDVPTQSAYSGWQGAFYNIAKVLANGGFIFLAGWLVREQGFSQTAAWQVVMSFCAIILGVVGIYHFYALPRDIKPEVTGSFKDKMKELWGIIVDFFNKKHILYYIIFIFSYRFAEGLVMRIFPLFLKAKTVEGGLGLSNEDIGFIYGTAGVLAFITGSILAGHYVSKIGIKKALFRLVCAYNIQFIVYLLLAYFLPNSLITIAIGVIGENLGYGFGAVGLTLFIMQQVAPGKNQMTHNAFGNSFAMLSLVLSGMISGYLSDVLGYLLFFVLAVILMIPSILLAWRVPFTNEEQKAG, encoded by the coding sequence ATGAAGAAAAGAAACCCTATTACTTGGGTACCTACGGCTTATTTTGCTATGGGGCTGCCTATGATTATGCTTAGCTTGGTAGCTTCGGTTTTTTTTGAGGATTTGGGGATACCTAAAACGAAACATGCTTTTTGGACGAGTTTAATTACCTTACCTTGGTCGTTAAAACCAATTATTAGTATTATAATGGAGCTTTTGGGCACCAAGCGGCAGTATATTATTATTACTGAACTACTATCGGCGGCGGCTTTTGGAGCTATTGTATTCTCATTGCCTTTGCCAGATTTTTTCACTTTGGCGTTGGTATTTATGGGTATTATTGCTTTTAGTGGTTCGACACACGATATTGCTTTGGATGGTATGTATATGGAGAAACTGGATGTACCTACTCAAAGTGCCTACTCGGGGTGGCAAGGGGCTTTTTACAACATAGCTAAAGTGCTTGCTAATGGAGGTTTCATTTTCTTGGCTGGATGGCTGGTAAGAGAGCAAGGTTTTAGCCAAACGGCAGCGTGGCAAGTGGTAATGAGCTTTTGTGCTATTATTTTGGGAGTGGTGGGTATTTACCATTTTTATGCATTGCCGCGAGATATTAAGCCTGAAGTTACAGGTAGCTTTAAGGATAAAATGAAGGAGCTGTGGGGTATTATAGTTGATTTCTTCAATAAAAAACACATATTATACTACATTATTTTCATCTTTTCATACCGATTTGCGGAAGGGCTTGTAATGAGAATTTTCCCTTTATTTTTAAAAGCGAAAACTGTGGAAGGAGGTTTAGGCCTTAGCAATGAGGATATAGGCTTTATATACGGTACTGCTGGAGTGCTTGCTTTTATTACTGGTTCGATTTTGGCAGGACATTACGTATCAAAGATAGGGATTAAGAAGGCTTTGTTTAGGCTGGTTTGTGCTTATAACATTCAGTTTATAGTGTATTTGTTATTGGCGTATTTCTTACCTAACAGCCTTATTACGATAGCCATTGGGGTGATAGGTGAGAACTTGGGGTATGGTTTTGGGGCTGTAGGGCTTACGCTATTTATTATGCAGCAGGTAGCCCCTGGCAAAAACCAGATGACGCACAATGCTTTTGGGAATAGCTTTGCGATGCTTTCGCTAGTGCTATCGGGGATGATAAGTGGTTATTTAAGTGATGTATTAGGTTACCTATTATTTTTTGTATTGGCTGTTATACTGATGATTCCTTCGATACTGCTGGCTTGGCGTGTGCCTTTTACTAATGAGGAGCAAAAAGCTGGATAA